The Vicia villosa cultivar HV-30 ecotype Madison, WI unplaced genomic scaffold, Vvil1.0 ctg.001781F_1_1, whole genome shotgun sequence genome segment taaatatttgaaagttaaaaattattttactaacttatataaatcaaaaacatttttattccataagtaaattttgaattataaagaattaaatataaaatttattcattaaataaaattaagacaaaatctttttttaattttttaaactaaataaaaaattatctcatttttaattatgaatcagaatagaaatatataaatatataataataattattaattttgtaaatgaaatatataaatatataatatataactatataataattaatatataaatatataaatatataataattattataaattaaaacactcatttttttaatttttataattattatataaatatatttataattaatatataataattatataaatatataaatatataataatttttataaatatataataattattataattattatataaatatataaattaaaacactcatttttttaatttttttttataaatacataatgattattataaatatataaatatataaataaaaaattataactcattttgcaagtgaaattattttaattattttaattaaaattattttaaattttaaaatatgaatcaaaatagaaatatataataattattattcataactaataaattatatctaaatatataattattattatttattactcataaattatattaaatttataatatataaattaattcatatcctaaaattaatttttggaatttttagattttttttgttttttcggaaatacccttccgaagtctggaaaatgggattttcgctggggtgactcccatagggaggtgggtaaagaaaaaatctaaaaaaaacgcCTAACCCCCCACAAACCTTACCCACTTCACGTTTTATCTAACGCCACTAATCTCACCCACGCTCCTTAAAATACACATAACAACTCGAAAcatttttcattttctatttccCTATCTTATTCTCTATCATTTTCATTACTTATGCATAATTTCTTCTCAGGTTTAAATTGTGTATTTGATCCACACACAAGACTAgagaaaacaaacaaaacaatagagcattaaacaaacaaaacaaacaaaacagtagagtatttgtgaattttatttctaTCACAATTTCATTtgtcattattattaataattaatgattatttaatatttcaTTGCATTTGATCTAAGACTAGAGAAACCCAACAAGAATGTAAGTCatttagaatttttatttctctcacaattttattaatttattattgttaATGATTAATAATTAATCATTAATCGTTACTACTATTATGTACTATTTCACTGAAGAATTCTTCTGTCTAATACTACttattaatttttgttgttgCTGCATATAAGAGACATTGAAGAATCATATAAAGAAATATTCCTGAAAATAAATCTAGAAACAAACGCTCCCAtcaaaaataaattcaataaaaaattaatacaaatatattttatacttttTTAAATTAACATTTATCCATAATATTTTCCCGTGCATAATAGACGTCTAGTTATCCTTACTTTGTTGAGGTGGCAGAATCATAAGAGAGGACAACGATgtgtttttcaaatattttcttttcttatattataaattaaaaaattctcTTTGTATTTTAATGCTATAATCCAATAAGAAAGAAAGAATACTTGCAACTACTACGACGAAGTTAgtggaaaaaaaattgtgatttatatTGAACTAGAATGTGTAACTAACTTTAGGTCTTCTTTAAACCTCTATAAGATTATTAAAAAATAACGGAACTACTAAATAGTTATTAAAATGctaattaatttgattataataaaataaaataaaatactcacTAATTGAAAATAGGTAAGGACGTTGGCTGCAAGTAATTTAGATCCTTCGAGAAACAGTTACTAGTACAACGGAATATCTCAGCTCTCGGACCTTCTGGACATTTTTCCAGAACCTTCTACTCCCTCCCTTTCTCTCCTTCAAATATAACTGACTCTTCCGTTGTTGCCAACAGAATTTGTAGAATCCATTCTCTACTCTCTTGACAACCTTCTCTCGCAATTGCAATCTCAATGGCTTCCTCTCTTGCACTCAAGCGATTTCTCTCCTCCACCCTTCTTTCAAGGTCTATTCTCCTTCGCCCTGTCGGCTCTTCCGCTTCCCGCTCCTTCAACACCAACGCCATGCGCCACTACGATCAACACTCCGATGATGACCGTAAAGTTGATGTTGATCGCCGCTCCTTCCCCCGCACTCGCCGCGATGATCTTCTTCTCTCAGGTAGTTGTTATCGCTCTCCCTCTTCTGTTCtgttgatttgattcactagaaTGTAACCTAATATTGATTGATTTTAGATGTGTTCGATCCGTTTTCTCCACCACGGAGCTTAAGTCAAGTCCTAAACATGGTGGATTTACTGACGGATAATCCAGTCCTTTCTTCTGCTTCGCGTCGCGGTTGGAATGCGAGAGAGACAGAGGATGCTCTGCTTCTCCGTTTGGATATGCCTGGACTCGGTAAAGAAGATGTCAAGATCTCTGTGGAACAGAACACTCTTACCATTAAAGGTGAAGAAGGAGCTAAAGAAAGTGAAGAAGAGGAGGAAAGTGGTCGTCGATTTTCTAGCAGAATTGATTTGCCTGAAAAGCTTTACAAGATTGATGAGATTAAAGCTGAGATGAAAAACGGCGTGCTCAAGGTTATTGTGCCCAAAATGAAGGAACAAGAAAGGAATAATGTCATTAACGTCAAGGTTGATTAGAATAATATCACATtttactcctttttctttttgtacaaGCTCATGAATCTAGATTTGAACACCATTAACTTTTTCTTGTAAGGATTGTTAACTACTTACGGTTAACTACATCTTGTTTTCTCTTTGAAACTGCGTGATGAAATGGAATCAAATACGCTTCTTTTACACAatcttttctcttcaaaagaactTATGTAAATTGACTTCATAATGACAAACACAGTTATTGTTGGATGAATTTCTTTACTATCTTAGAATCTTGGAATAGTTTAGTTATTTATTacataataatgataaaagttaGACACGTAGTTAGTTGTTTATAATTCACTTAGATACATGTTACCCAGTATAATAGATATAGTAGTAGTTTATCTTTCACTAGTTAGTTAGGTGGTTATTACTTAATAAAGACTCTAAGGTTGTTAAGGGTTAGTTAAAGTGTAGATTATCTTCTAATTGACTTCATATATTTAGATCTTTAGTTAATTTGCTATAAAGGTTTgtaaaacattttaatttttatgtggcTGAGCACTGTTGCTATAAAGGTTTGTgaaacattttaatttttatgtggtATAAATCTACCTTATAAGAAAACAATATCTTATAAGAAGACAACTGTTTTAGTCACTTTTTTTTACTTTCAAAGTGTGAAGAGATGAACTTTGAATGATGAGAATGTGTTATCACATTTCCACTCATTTCTTATTACTTTGGTCACAGTATTGTATAATGATAGTGTG includes the following:
- the LOC131636548 gene encoding heat shock 22 kDa protein, mitochondrial, encoding MASSLALKRFLSSTLLSRSILLRPVGSSASRSFNTNAMRHYDQHSDDDRKVDVDRRSFPRTRRDDLLLSDVFDPFSPPRSLSQVLNMVDLLTDNPVLSSASRRGWNARETEDALLLRLDMPGLGKEDVKISVEQNTLTIKGEEGAKESEEEEESGRRFSSRIDLPEKLYKIDEIKAEMKNGVLKVIVPKMKEQERNNVINVKVD